From Heteronotia binoei isolate CCM8104 ecotype False Entrance Well chromosome 12, APGP_CSIRO_Hbin_v1, whole genome shotgun sequence, the proteins below share one genomic window:
- the LOC132580088 gene encoding beta-1,4-galactosyltransferase galt-1-like, with the protein MLLYKKRFYLVITSSLVIVMIMLFFDKKVNVPFVKNSLCRGTPAYNTITPLKDNRTFIIAPYFDNRKNKMTRVISIVHHKKVKELYCWFCHSASGQIYISKAEIDVHSDRFGFPYGATDLKCLEPKDWEPHYVSIHWAPKGNIDQLPRFEIRNRDPEVSLVEFTVCISTMFGKYNNVLQFVQSMEMYKILGVGRVVIYKNSCSPLMEKVLDYYIAEGIVEIIPWPIDSYLMVASRWHYSVDPKDLGYYGQITALNDCIYRNMYRSRYLLLNDVDEIILPGKYPDWKSMMQNLQVQHPKAAVFIFENHIFPKTVFTPNDPFNISSWRTVPGVNILQHILREPDRKQISNPSKMIVDPRKVVQTSVHSVLQAYGDSVHVPMDVALVYHCRVPLQAKLPRESLINDTTLWRNNVTLVKKVNKVLQNIGL; encoded by the coding sequence ATGCTTCTCTACAAGAAAAGATTTTACTTGGTGATCACCAGTTCCCTTGTCATTGTTATGATAATGCTCTTCTTTGACAAGAAAGTAAATGTTCCTTTTGTGAAGAACAGCCTTTGCCGAGGGACTCCTGCATATAACACCATCACACCCTTGAAAGATAATCGAACCTTCATCATCGCTCCATACTTTGACAACAGAAAGAACAAAATGACACGAGTGATTTCAATAGTCCACCACAAAAAAGTCAAGGAACTTTACTGCTGGTTCTGTCATTCAGCCAGTGGTCAAATATACATCTCCAAGGCTGAAATAGATGTCCATTCTGATAGATTTGGCTTTCCTTATGGGGCCACGGACTTGAAATGTCTGGAACCAAAAGACTGGGAACCACATTATGTGTCAATACATTGGGCTCCTAAAGGAAATATTGACCAGCTACCACGGTTTGAAATAAGAAACCGTGATCCTGAAGTTTCCCTTGTGGAATTCACAGTCTGCATCTCCACCATGTTTGGAAAGTACAACAACGTCCTGCAATTTGTGCAGAGCATGGAGATGTATAAAATCCTTGGGGTGGGTAGAGTGGTGATCTACAAGAACAGCTGCAGCCCACTGATGGAGAAAGTGCTAGATTACTACATTGCAGAAGGGATTGTGGAGATAATCCCCTGGCCCATTGATTCATACCTCATGGTTGCTTCTCGTTGGCATTACTCAGTAGATCCCAAAGACCTTGGCTACTATGGACAAATCACAGCCTTAAATGACTGTATTTATCGCAACATGTACAGGAGCAGATACCTGCTGTTGAATGACGTTGATGAAATTATTCTGCCGGGGAAATATCCAGATTGGAAAAGCATGATGCAGAACCTTCAGGTGCAACATCCAAAGGCTGCTGTTTTCATCTTTGAGAACCACATTTTCCCTAAAACTGTATTCACACCTAATGATCCATTCAACATTTCTTCTTGGAGAACAGTACCTGGAGTTAACATTCTGCAGCACATCCTTCGGGAACCTGATAGGAAGCAGATCAGCAATCCTTCAAAAATGATTGTTGATCCAAGGAAAGTGGTCCAGACATCTGTCCACTCTGTTCTCCAGGCCTATGGGGACAGTGTTCATGTCCCAATGGATGTTGCCCTTGTTTACCATTGTCGGGTTCCCCTCCAGGCAAAACTTCCTAGAGAATCCCTCATAAATGACACAACACTCTGGAGAAACAATGTTACACTTGTTAAGAAGGTCAACAAAGTTCTACAAAATATAGGACTGTAA